A DNA window from Paralichthys olivaceus isolate ysfri-2021 chromosome 3, ASM2471397v2, whole genome shotgun sequence contains the following coding sequences:
- the LOC109625618 gene encoding synapse-associated protein 1: MFKNLGHWFGVEGENGRGKQEGEIVVGASEDKSSHEMNKTKAGAESEHAEKHADPHPLLQKAKGFSGYIYNFASSASKNLSESVVETAQTLKKSVEEGKINGIIDKTLLGDFQKEQEKFVQEKKAKQSGVAVPPWVGYSEEDTVQQQILALSADKRNFLRDPPAGVQFHFDFEQMYPVAMVMLKEDELLTKMRFHLVPKQVKEEAFWKNYFYRVSLIKQSAQLTALAAQQAAERRDEEKTGGSPVDSRQKGKGKTPPVICSTKPKSSEDEEELSTSPPVSEFVSDAFDSCNINKDDLRKEMEQLVLDKQEPPSTTQDETPDWERELQEELKEYDVLADNENHDDNWDKEIEDMLKEDS; encoded by the exons ATGTTTAAGAACTTGGGACACTGGTTCGGAGTGGAGGGCGAAAATGGCCGAGGTAAACAAGAAGGCGAGATTGTTGTTGGAGCCAGTGAAGACAAGAGCAGTCATGAGATGAACAAAACAAAGGCTGGGGCTGAAAGTGAGCATGCCGAGAAACACGCTGACCCTCATCCACTTCTACAGAAAGCCAAGGGCTTCAGTG GTTACATCTATAACTTTGCCAGCAGTGCCTCAAAGAATCTGTCTGAGTCCGTGGTTGAAACAGCACAGACATTGAAGAAAAGTGTTGAGGAGGGGAAAATAAATGGAATTATTGATAAG ACCCTTTTGGGTGATTTCCAGAAAGAGCAAGAAAAGTTTGTTCAGGAGAAAAAAGCTAAACAGTCTG GTGTTGCTGTGCCACCATGGGTTGGTTATAGTGAAGAGGACACTGTACAGCAACAGATTTTAGCTCTCTCCGCA GACAAAAGAAATTTTTTGCGAGACCCTCCTGCTGGGGTGCAGTTTCACTTTGACTTTGAGCAAATGTATCCAGTCGCCATGGTGATGCTAAAGGAAGACGAGCTCCTCACAAAGATGCGCTTCCATCTGGTCCCCAAACA gGTGAAAGAGGAAGCGTTCTGGAAGAATTACTTCTACCGTGTGTCTTTGATAAAACAATCGGCTCAGCTCACAGCTCTAGCAGCACAACAGGCGGCGGAAcggagagatgaggagaaaacTGGCGGCAGTCCTGTGGATAGTCGTCAAAAGG GTAAAGGGAAAACTCCTCCTGTCATTTGCAGCACCAAACCAAAGTCCAGTGAG gatgaagaggagctcTCCACCAGCCCACCTGTGTCTGAATTTGTTAGTGATGCTTTTGACTCATGCAACATAAATAAGGACGACTTGCGCAAAGAGATGGAACAGCTGGTTCTGGACAAACAGGAACCTCCAAGCACAACACAGG aTGAGACCCCAGACTGGGAAAGAGAGTTGCAGGAGGAACTGAAGGAGTACGACGTGTTGGCTGATAACGAGAACCATGACGACAACTGGGACAAAGAGATTGAGGATATGCTAAAGGAGGACAGCTAG